Proteins from a genomic interval of Coccinella septempunctata chromosome 2, icCocSept1.1, whole genome shotgun sequence:
- the LOC123306737 gene encoding adhesion G-protein coupled receptor D1-like, producing the protein MTEYPIIPLVLLSYSLCTVYSRVIHLQNSKNQFKINVNGNDESATVAAYEYYRGNSSIKHHEVKRNENPVRKTEHTINITLASSFEKQKKYEDKKLSNCLKVTCERNTSYEICFSRGNLRRRQVKKRMKNKLCENSMVQDGSKTEIHSPNVKPFTSYGTSNNTELKKRCCRHHLKFYFKYFPVLQTYQVELLESIEKNIILSTILDVSFTMSIFSLIFLTMTISRKLREERGNIILIHFCISIIVQIILSIIICRFEMDVTASKIMSFTFQYFTLVEFAWTSVIAFTQYRRYVTIIYCDQSYSIAKISTVVYISSAIPIAVRAIWDPDHSKFMTYLTFSLPQFITLIINFVILFLITRNIMCVRAWYPHQKRGVSREAKLVFTLFLILDLGWIIALLAILTSNILFAYIFIYTQSLQGFVLFFAFIVMNRCNREILKKKLTNCGKEKSEISSRRETPAVIHQLSPSGLYEFI; encoded by the exons ATGACCGAATACCCGATTATCCCCTTAGTTTTGTTATCGTATTCACTATGTACC GTATACTCACGGGTTATACATCTCCAAAACTCCAAAAACCAATTCAAAATCAATGTGAACGGAAATGATGAAAGCGCAACAGTTGCAGCATACGAATATTATAGGGGAAACAGTAGCATAAAACACCACGAGGTAAAAAGGAACGAAAATCCTGTTCGTAAAACTGAGCACACTATCAATATCACATTAGCTTCCTCGTTCgagaaacagaaaaaatatgagGATAAAAAATTATCTAACTGTTTGAAGGTTACTTGCGAGAGAAATACTTCTTATGAAATATGTTTTTCACGAGGAAATTTGAGGAGGCGTCAGGTCAAGAAACGGATGAAAAACAAATTATGTGAAAATTCAATGGTCCAGGATGGAtcgaaaacagaaattcattcaCCAAACGTGAAACCTTTCACATCGTACGGTACATCTAACAATACGGAATTGAAAAAACGATGTTGCAGACACCACCTCAAATTCTATTTCAAGTATTTCCCAGTTTTACAGACTTACCAAGTCGAACTTCTGGAatctatagaaaaaaatatcatactTTCAACCATACTGGACGTAAGCTTCACAATGTCGATTTtttccctaatttttttgaCCATGACAATATCGAGAAAACTGAGGGAGGAGAGAGGAAACATAATCCTGATTCATTTCTGCATTTCGATCATCGTACAAATTATATTGAGTATTATTATATGTCGATTTGAGATGGACGTTACCGCATCAAAAATAATGAGTTTcacttttcaatatttcactTTGGTGGAGTTCGCCTGGACGTCAGTGATTGCATTCACACAATACAGAAGGTACGTTACAATCATATACTGCGACCAAAGCTATTCGATCGCGAAAATATCCACCGTAGTTTACATCAGTTCAGCCATCCCAATAGCAGTCAGGGCAATATGGGATCCCGATCATAGCAAATTTATGACCTACCTAACGTTCAGCCTTCCACAGTTTATAACATTGATCATAAATTTCGTTATACTCTTTTTGATAACTAGGAATATAATGTGTGTTAGAGCTTGGTATCCTCACCAGAAAAGAGGCGTATCACGGGAGGCTAAATTGGTGTTTACGCTTTTTTTGATACTGGATTTAGGCTGGATCATAGCGCTGTTAGCTATTTTGACATCGAACATATTATTCGCATATATTTTCATCTACACTCAATCTTTACAAGGATTCGTACTGTTCTTCGCATTCATCGTTATGAATAGATGTAATCGGGAAATTCTTAAGAAGAAATTGACAAATTGTGGCAAAGAAAAGAGTGAAATTTCTTCGAGACGTGAAACACCTGCAGTGATTCACCAGTTATCCCCATCCGGTTTATACGAATTCATTTGA
- the LOC123306736 gene encoding uncharacterized protein LOC123306736 translates to MAIAHKESSFKLIISLLLVFSYIGYTALEATPQPENHLISTLVEKPESKTKNNNTQLQKKAKPENLENLLTFPDVFTKIQIQRMPGKNSSPKARKNKCKIVVDDLKTNSLAKYLDNFCRRSENFEYSEGTTANNSEKCELVKENEHKYIITTRDSKNNYRSDLLDRICGNFSLLKSSELNNIFGSSFCLRIAEYYIAYQDRKCCVGSFSFIPEDALQTEAVLIWAKQSGFSYVILSFYILSFVSLCIIFVSGLVSRKYRAERGNQILIHFAFSMFAQFVLHNAACWINVTPLLCNLHSMLSQYFTLVESCWTSIIAYLQFKRFVRVFDKEPNHLILKLCGIAYVFPILPISLWMIYHKTDTQMMNYLTFGLPEFLILLINSTLLILITRNIVFVKNEYIEHKKSLSMEVKLIFFLFFVLDFSWFLIILADLTASVFFIYLFIITQSLQGFMLFFVFGIMNDHNRLIYKKFLSIYSKKILLR, encoded by the exons ATGGCTATCGCTCACAAAGAGAGCAGCTTCAAATTGATTATCTCTCTGTTACTG GTCTTCAGTTACATCGGATACACCGCTCTGGAAGCAACGCCTCAACCGGAAAACCACCTTATTTCAACGTTAGTGGAGAAGCCCGAAAGcaagacgaaaaacaacaaCACACAGTTGCAGAAAAAAGCCAAACCCGAGAATCTAGAAAATTTGCTCACATTTCCTGATGTTTTCACAAAGATTCAAATTCAAAGAATGCCGGGGAAAAACTCTAGTCCAAAAGCCCGAAAGAATAAATGTAAAATAGTCGTCGACGACTTAAAAACTAACAGCTTGGCAAAATATCTCGATAACTTCTGTCGAAGAagtgaaaatttcgaatattcggAAGGAACAACAGCGAATAATTCGGAAAAATGCGAATTGGTTAAAGAAAATGaacataaatatataattacaaCGAGAGACTCGAAGAACAACTACAGAAGTGATCTTTTGGACAGGATCTGCGGAAACTTTAGCTTGCTCAAGTCGTCAGAATTGAACAACATCTTCGGCAGTTCCTTTTGCCTGAGGATCGCGGAATATTATATTGCATATCAGGACAGAAAATGCTGTGTAGGAAGTTTCAGCTTCATACCCGAAGATGCCCTTCAGACCGAAGCCGTTTTGATATGGGCAAAACAGAGCGGTTTCTCCTACGTCATTCTATCATTTTACATCCTTTCCTTCGTTAGCTTGTGTATAATTTTCGTGAGTGGTTTAGTGTCCAGAAAATACAGAGCGGAAAGGGGAAATCAAATTTTGATCCACTTCGCCTTTTCCATGTTCGCCCAATTCGTCCTGCACAACGCAGCATGCTGGATAAACGTAACGCCTTTATTGTGTAATCTGCACAGCATGCTCTCCCAATATTTCACATTGGTAGAGTCGTGTTGGACGTCCATTATAGCCTACTTGCAGTTCAAGAGATTCGTGAGAGTCTTCGATAAGGAGCCCAATCACCTTATACTCAAATTATGTGGGATAGCCTACGTTTTTCCAATCCTACCGATATCTCTCTGGATGATCTACCACAAGACCGACACGCAAATGATGAATTACCTCACATTCGGCCTGCCGGAATTTCTTATCCTCCTAATAAACTCCACCCTCTTAATACTGATAACGAGAAATATAGTTTTCGTCAAGAACGAGTACATAGAACATAAGAAGAGTCTGTCGATGGAGGTGAAACTGattttcttcttgttcttcGTGCTGGACTTCAGCTGGTTCCTTATCATCTTAGCGGATCTAACCGCTAGTgtgttcttcatttatttatttattatcacgCAGTCATTGCAAGGTTTCATGCTGTTTTTTGTGTTTGGCATCATGAACGATCATAATCGCCTGATATATAAGAAATTCTTGTCGATATATTCTAAGAAAATATTACTACGGTGA